In Streptomyces sp. TLI_146, the genomic stretch CCGGGCGCCGCAGGCCGCCGCACCCGGTACGCCGCCGTCGCCGCCACCTGGCTCGCCACGCGCGCGGTGATGCTCTACCTCCTCGTCGACGACTCGATCGGCGTCGGCGGGGTGACCGGCGAGGTGTATGTCCTGTACCGCCAGTGGTACGAACAGCTGACAGCCGGTCACTTCCCATACGGCGACCCCACCTGGCAGTACCCGCCGGGCGCGGGCGCGGTGATCCTCGCCCCCTCGCTGCTGCCGTTCCTGACCTTCTTCCAGGCATTCGTCGCGCTGACCCTGGCCGCCGACGCGCTGATCGCCTTCGCGCTGGTACGGGCCGGGGCCCGGGCGGGCGGCAGCCCGGCGGGGGCGTGGACCTGGGTGGGCGGCCTGCCGCTGCTGCTGCACCTCCCGTACGGCCGCTACGACGTCCTGGTCACCGCCCCGGCCGTGGCCGCCCTGCTCTGCGTACGGCGCAGACCGCGGCTCGGCGGGGCGCTCGCGGGCCTCGGCGCCCTCGTCAAGGTCTGGCCCGCCCTGACCCTGCTCGGCACCCCGCGCGGTCGCACCACGCGCGCGTCGTGGACGGCGGCGCTCGGCGCGGCCGCCGCCCTGCTCGCCGTCCTCGCCCTCGGCTTCAGCCACACCCTCGACTTCCTGCGCCAGCAGGGGAACCGGGGTGTCCAGATCGAGTCCCTCGGCGGCACCGCCCTCCAGCTCGCGCACCTCTTCGCGCACTGGCCCGGCCGGGTCGTCTACCGGTACGGGGCGATGGAGTTCACCGGCCCGTATGTGTCGAGCGTGGCACGGCTGGCGCTCGCCCTGACCGCCGTCGCGTTCTGCTGGCTGCTGCTGTGGCGGGTCAGGGCGTGCCGGTGGACGGCGGCCACCCCGGCGGACGCGGCGCTCTGCGCTGTCCTGCTGTTCACCGTGACCAGCCGGGTGATCAGCCCGCAGTACCTGGTCTGGCTGCTCGGCCTCGCCGCCGTGTGCCTGACCTCCCGCCAGACCAGCCAGCGGCCCGTCGCCCTCCTGACACTGCCCGCCGCGGCCCTCAGCGCCCTCGCCTTCCCGACCCTGTACGACCAGGTCATGGCCGGGACCGCGGTGGGCACCTCGCTGATGGTCCTGCGCAACACACTGCTGCTCGGCGCCGCGCTGCTCTCCTGCCGCCGCCTGTGGACGGCGACGGTCGCGCGGCCCGTTGTCAGTGGGCCGCGATAGTCTCGTTCCCGATCGGCAGGAAGGCCTCGGCAGCACCGCAAGAGGCCCTGGGGGAAGGGGGATCGGGGTGTCCGACACGCGTTTCGCGCCGCTGCGCGCGGACGACCCGCGCCAGATCTCCGGCTATGTCCTCGAAGCCCGCATCGGCGAGGGCGGCATGGGCACGGCCTACCTCTCCCGCACCCGGGGCAACCAGCCGGTGGCACTGAAACTGATCCGCAGGGAGTACGCGGAGAACGAGGAGTTCCGCCGCCGCTTCGCGCGCGAGGTCGAGGCCGCCCAGCGGGTGTACGGGGCCCATGTCGCCCCCGTCCTGGACCACTCGGCGCAGGGCCCCCGTCCCTGGCTCGCCACCCGCTACATCCCGGGCATCCCGCTCGACGACGCCCTGGAGGCGCACGGACCGCTGCCGCCCGGGGCCGTGCTGCACCTGCTCGCCTGCGCGGCCCGCGCACTGGACTCCGTGCACCACGCCGGGGTGATCCACCGCGATGTGAAGCCCGGCAACCTGCTGCTCGCCGCCGACGGCCCCTGGCTGCTCGACTTCGGCATAGCCAAGGCCGCCGGGGCGGTCCGGCTCACCACCACCGGACGGCTGGTGGGCACCCCGAAGTACATGTCGCCCGAGCACGCCCTCGGACGTGAACTCACCCCGGCCGCCGACGTCTTCGCGCTCGGACTGCTCGCCGGTCTCGCCGCCACCGGGCGGCATCCGTACGGGAGGGGCAGCGCCCTGGCCGTCGCCGCGCGCATCGCCGGCACCGACCGCGAGCCGGCGGACCTCACGCCGTACCCCGAACCGCTGCGCGAGGTGCTGCGGAGCTGTCTGGCCGCCCGGCCCGAAGACCGGCCCGCGGCGGCCGAGCTGGCCGCGCTGTGCCGTCGGCTGTCCGGCCGGGGCCCGCTCGACTTCGCCGGCTGGCTGCCCGCGCCGCATCTGGCCGCGATCGCCACCAGGGAGGCGGCGGCCCGGCTGCGGATGGCGCTGCCGGACGCCCCGACGGTTCCGGCGATGCCCGCGACGGCGCCGCTGACGGTCCGTGATCCCGACGCGGCCGAGTTCATCCGGCGGGTGCGCGGGACCAGGCGTTCCGAAGCTGAGTAGTACCGGCGACCGCCGTCCGCGTAGGCTCTGCGCCCGCAGGAGTTGACGGCACGTCGGGTGCCACGATCGGGGGAGGAACCATCAGCAGATCCGGCGACACACTCAGTCCACTCGGGCCCGAGGACCCGCGCGAGACCGCCGGCTACCAGCTCCTCGCCCGTATCGGCGAGGGCGGCATGGGCACGGTCTACCTCTCGCACACCCGCGGCGGACAGCCGGTCGCGCTCAAGGTGATCCGCCGGGAGTACGGCCAGGACGCCGACTTCCGCCGCCGCTTCGAGCAGGAGGTGCAGGCCGCCCGCCGGGTGCAGGGCTACCACATCGTGCCGGTGGTGGACCACGACACCAGCGGCGCCCAGCCTTGGCTCGCCACGCAGTACGTGCCGGGCCTGTCGCTGCACGACGCGCTGACCTCGTTCGGCCCGCTGCCGCTGCCCGCCGTCTTCCAGCTCGTCGGCTGCGCGGCGCAGGCGCTGACCGCCGTGCACGCCGCCGGGGTGATCCACCGCGATCTCAAGCCCAGCAATGTGCTGCTCGGCTCCGGCGGTCCGTACGTGATCGACTTCGGCATCGCGCGCGCCGCCGACGCCACCCAGCTCACCGCGAGCGGCGGCATGATCGGCACGCCGCAGTACATGTCGCCGGAGCACGCGCTGGGCGAGCAGCTCACGCCCGCCACCGATGTGTTCTCGCTCGGTCTGATCGCCGCCGTCGCGGCGACCGGCCGCCACCCGTACGGCGACGGCGGCGCCATCACCGTGGCCGCGCAGATCGCCAACTCCGCGCACCGCCCGCCGGACCTGAGCGGCTACCCGGCCGAGCTGCGCCCGCTCCTGGAGTGCACGCTGACCGCCGACCCGGCGCAGCGCATCACCCCGGCCGACCTCGCCCCGCTCTGCGAGCAGGCGTCGGGGCGCGGTCTGCGCGACTTCACCGGCTGGCTGCCGCAGGCGGTGGCGGCGGAGATCGCCCGCAGCGAGCAGGCGGCCGCGGCGCCGCCGAAGCCCACCCCGGCCCAGCCCCCGCTGCCGCCCACGGCGGCCCCGGCGATGCCCCCGGCCCCGCCGCAGTCGGCCCCGCAGGCCCCGCCGACGGTGCCCCCGGCCGCCCATCCCCAGCCGATGCCCGCCCCGCAGACCGGCCCGCAGACCGGCCCGCAGACCGGCGCCGTTCCCGGATACGGCACGGCGGCGTACGGCGCCCCGTCCCCGTACGACACGGGATTCGGCGCGGGCTACGGCACGGCCCAGCAGCCCCCCGCGCCCACCCACCCCCAGGCCCACGTCCAGGCGCCCGCCCCGGCGCCGAGCACGCCGCAGAAGAAGCCGAAGCGCCGGATCCGTACCGTCCTCATGGCGGCCGCC encodes the following:
- a CDS encoding glycosyltransferase family 87 protein encodes the protein MTTQQLRIPAPSAAPDPGAAGRRTRYAAVAATWLATRAVMLYLLVDDSIGVGGVTGEVYVLYRQWYEQLTAGHFPYGDPTWQYPPGAGAVILAPSLLPFLTFFQAFVALTLAADALIAFALVRAGARAGGSPAGAWTWVGGLPLLLHLPYGRYDVLVTAPAVAALLCVRRRPRLGGALAGLGALVKVWPALTLLGTPRGRTTRASWTAALGAAAALLAVLALGFSHTLDFLRQQGNRGVQIESLGGTALQLAHLFAHWPGRVVYRYGAMEFTGPYVSSVARLALALTAVAFCWLLLWRVRACRWTAATPADAALCAVLLFTVTSRVISPQYLVWLLGLAAVCLTSRQTSQRPVALLTLPAAALSALAFPTLYDQVMAGTAVGTSLMVLRNTLLLGAALLSCRRLWTATVARPVVSGPR
- a CDS encoding serine/threonine-protein kinase, translating into MSDTRFAPLRADDPRQISGYVLEARIGEGGMGTAYLSRTRGNQPVALKLIRREYAENEEFRRRFAREVEAAQRVYGAHVAPVLDHSAQGPRPWLATRYIPGIPLDDALEAHGPLPPGAVLHLLACAARALDSVHHAGVIHRDVKPGNLLLAADGPWLLDFGIAKAAGAVRLTTTGRLVGTPKYMSPEHALGRELTPAADVFALGLLAGLAATGRHPYGRGSALAVAARIAGTDREPADLTPYPEPLREVLRSCLAARPEDRPAAAELAALCRRLSGRGPLDFAGWLPAPHLAAIATREAAARLRMALPDAPTVPAMPATAPLTVRDPDAAEFIRRVRGTRRSEAE
- a CDS encoding serine/threonine-protein kinase, giving the protein MSRSGDTLSPLGPEDPRETAGYQLLARIGEGGMGTVYLSHTRGGQPVALKVIRREYGQDADFRRRFEQEVQAARRVQGYHIVPVVDHDTSGAQPWLATQYVPGLSLHDALTSFGPLPLPAVFQLVGCAAQALTAVHAAGVIHRDLKPSNVLLGSGGPYVIDFGIARAADATQLTASGGMIGTPQYMSPEHALGEQLTPATDVFSLGLIAAVAATGRHPYGDGGAITVAAQIANSAHRPPDLSGYPAELRPLLECTLTADPAQRITPADLAPLCEQASGRGLRDFTGWLPQAVAAEIARSEQAAAAPPKPTPAQPPLPPTAAPAMPPAPPQSAPQAPPTVPPAAHPQPMPAPQTGPQTGPQTGAVPGYGTAAYGAPSPYDTGFGAGYGTAQQPPAPTHPQAHVQAPAPAPSTPQKKPKRRIRTVLMAAALVVAVGAGAAAAVWFTKGKKDDDTEAKGGTTQSPAAKNPPKQSPAADSTPSDGASDDSSVPPANVTYTVVFQDKPITVRTPESLSTTQIDFDVPAVDPTGKLAYDNTEFEARDDRLDFKQALGKANGTTPELCREGALQNPLPKSATAQALNDDHLIKAGDTMCSVTTKGNLAMWKITKVTPSTDKDIPAFEGTVTLWKATR